GGCGGGACGCTGGCGCCGTCAGCTGAACCAAAACCGAAGACTGGTACACAAATTCGGCGTTTGTGGCCGTTAGCCTATATATCTGAACTAATCAGTCTGCTATTTTCCCGACCCGGTGCTCCCTCGCCCAGGTCAATCCCTTGTCCCTTTTTTCATCTGCTGCAAAGCCCGCCGCGGTCGCCGGCTGCGCCTTCACGTTGCTGGCCGGTCTGGCGCTGGCCGGTTGCGCGGTGGGTCCCGACTACCGGCGGCCCGACGCACCGTCGGCGGACCGCTACACGGCGCAGCCACTGCCGGCCAGCACCGCGACGGCGAAGGCCGCCGGTGGCGATGCCCAGCGTTTCCTGCAGGGCCGCGACGTGCCGGCGCGCTGGTGGACGACGTTCGGCAATGCCGAGCTGACCCGCCGGGTAACCACGGCGCTGGAGCACAGCCCCACCGTGGCGTCGGCCCAGGCCGCGCTGCGCCAGGCGCAGGAAAACGCCAACGCGGCGCGCGGCGGGTTGTTCCCGTCGCTGGACGCCGGCGCCGGCGCCACCCGCCAGAAACAATCCGCCGCGCAGTCGGTGGGTCCGGGCGGGCGCGGCCCGTTCACCGTCTACAACGCCTCGGTCAGCATCGGCTACACCCTCGACCTGTTCGGCGGCGTGCGCCGCGGGATCGAGGCGCAGCTGGCGCTGGCCGACTACCAGCGCGCCCAGCTCGACACCACTTACCTGACCCTGGCCGCGAACGTGGTCACCGCGTCGCTGCAGGAAGCCTCGCTGCGCGAGCAGCTGCGCGCGACCGAACATATCCTCGACATCCAGGGCAAGAGCCTCAAGATCGCCCGCCAGCAACAGCAGATCGGCTCGAAGTCGCTGTCCGACACGCTGGCCGTGCGCTCGCAAGTGGCCGCCACCGAAGCGACCCTGCCGCCGCTGCGCGCCCAGCTCGCCGCCACGCGCAACCAGCTCGCCACCTACCTGGGCACCACGCCAGCGCAACTGGAGTTGTCGCCACTGACGCTGGATGCGATCGGCCTGCCACGCGACATCCCGGTCAGCCTGCCCTCGGGCCTGGTCGAGCAGCGCCCGGATATCCGCGCGGCTTCGGCACAGTTGCATGCGGCTTCGGCCCAGGTCGGCGTGGCGACCGCGGCGATGCTGCCGCAGATCACGCTCTCCGGCAGCGCCGGTTCGCAGGTGTTGCGCGCCGGCGACCTGTTTTCCGCCGGCACCGGCGCCTGGTCGCTGGGCTTGGGCCTGACCCAGCCACTGTTCCACGGCGGCGAGCTGCTGCATAAAAAGCGCGCCGCCCAGGCCGGCCTGGACAAGGCCGTGGCGGACTGGCAGCAGACCGTGCTGGTCGCGTTCCAGAACGTCGCCGATGCGCTGCAGGCGCTGCAATACGACGCCGAGGGACTGGCGGCGCAGGCCGCCGCCGAGGACGCGGCATCGCAGCAGCTCGCCCTGGTCGAGCGCCAGTTCCAGCTCGGCTCGACCGGCTATCTCAACCTGCTCGACGCCCAGCGCAGCTATCAGCAAGCGCGCATCGCCCTGATCCAGGCACGCGTCGCGCGCCTGGCCGACACCGCCGCGCTGTACGCCGCCCTCGGCGGTGGCTGGCGCAGCGACACCCTGGCAGCCGGTCAGAAGCCATAGCTCTATCCATGAGTGCGGACAGGATGTCCGCTTATCGACTTTCGCGATCGTGGACGATCGCCCCAACCCAAGGAGTTCGCGCATGCCCACGCGCGTCGACAAGAAACCCAGCACCACCAAGCGCATGATCTGGATGGTCGTCGGCGTGTTGCTGCTGATCGCGCTGATCGCCGGCATCAAGGTGCTGCTGGTCATGCGCATGATCCACGGCATGCCGAAGCCGGCGCCGTTCACGGTCAGCACCACCACCGCCCGCGCACAACCATGGCAACCCGCGCTGAGTGCCGTCGGCACTTTGCGTGCAGCCAACGGTGCCGACCTGGCGATGGACGTGGCCGGCCTGGTCACCGGGGTGAGCCTGAAATCCGGCCAGGACGTGAAGCAGGGCCAGCTGCTGCTGCAGCTGCGCGACGGCGACGACGTGGCCCAGCTGCAACAGCTGGAGGCCGCGGCGCAGCTGTCCCAGCTGACCTTCGAGCGGGCGCGCAAGCAGCTGGCGGCGCAGGCGATCAGCAAGGCCGATTACGACACCGCCGCCGCCGATCTCAAGGGCCGGCAGGCCGCGGTGGCGCAGCAGAAAGTGGTGGTGGCCAAGAAGCAGTTGCGCGCGCCGTTCGCCGGCCGCGCCGGCATCATCACCACCAGCCCCGGCGACTACCTCAGCGCCGGCACCACGGTGGTGACGTTGCAGCAGCTCGATCCGCTGTTCGTCGATTTCTCCGTGCCGCAAAGCGAACTGGGCCGCCTGCAGGTGGGCCAGGTGGTGAACCTGAAGCTGGATGCGTATACCAACCGCAGCTTCACCGGCAAGCTCAGCGCGATCAGTCCCAAGGTCGACCTCGGCACGCGCAACGTGCAGGTCGAGGCGACCGTGCCCAACCACGACAAGGCGCTCACCCCGGGCATGTTCGCCAAGGTCAGCGTCGACGTCGGCAACGAGCAGCCCCGGCTGACCCTGCCGCAGGCCGCGATCGTCTACAACCCGTACGGCGACACCGTGTACGTGGTGCAGCCGTCCAAGGGCAAGGACGACAAGGGCCAGCCGCTGCCGCCCACGGTGAAGCAGACCTTCGTCACGGTCGGCGAAACCCGCGGCGACCAGGTGGCGATCCTCAAGGGCATCGAGGCCGGCACCGTGGTCGTGACCAGTGGCCAGATCAAGCTGAAGAACGACGCGCCGATCGCGATCGACAACCGCGTGAAGCCCGCCGACAGCGCCCATCCCGCGCCGCAGGAACACTGAGCGAACGCCATGAAATTCACCGACCTGTTCATCAACAAGCCGGTGCTGGCGGTGGTCGTCAGCCTGCTGATCCTGGTGCTCGGCGTGCGTGCCGTCAGCAGCCTGACCGTGCGCCAGTACCCGAAGACCGAGAACGCCACGGTCACCGTCAGCACCGCGTATTACGGTGCCGATGCGCAGACCATGGCCGGCTTCATCACCCAGCCGCTGGAGCAGGCGATTTCGCAGGCGCAGGGCATCGACTACCTGTCCTCCAGCAGCGTGCAGGGCGTGTCCACCATCACCGCGACCCTGCACCTGAACTACGACGCCAACCGCGCACTGACCGAGATCACCACCCAGGTGAATTCGGTGAAGAACCAGCTCCCGCCGCAGGCGCAGCAGCCGGTGCTGAACGTGCAGACCGGCGAGACCGTCGACGCGATGTACATGGGCTTCTACAGCGATGTGCTGCCCACCAACAACATCACCGACTACCTGGCGCGGGTGGTGAAGCCCAAGCTCGATTCGATCGATGGCGTGCAGACCGCCGAGCTGCTCGGCGCGCGCCAGTTCGCCCTGCGCGCCTGGCTCGACCCGGCCAGGATGGCGGCGCACGGCATCACCGCCACCGACGTGAACACGGCGCTGGCGTCCAACAACTACCTGGCTGCGGTCGGCTCCAGCAAGGGCCAGGCGGTGACGGTCGACCTGACCGCCGACAGCAACCTGCATTCGGTCGACGAGTTCAAACAGCTGGCGATCAAGCAGGTCAACGGCGCGATCGTGCGCCTGCAGGACGTGGCCACGGTCTCGCTGGGTTCGGAAAACTACGACTTCAACGTGGCCTTCAGCGGCAAGCGCTCGGTGTTCATCGGCATCAAGGTCGCGCCCGACGCGAACGTGCTGGACGTCGCCAAGCGCGTGCGCGATGCGTTCCCGGAGATCCAGAGCCAGTTGCCCGGCGGCCTGACCGGGCGGATCGTCTACGACGGCACCGAGTTCGTGAACAGCTCGATCAACGAGGTGGTCAAGACCCTGGTCGAGGCGCTGCTGATCGTCACCCTGGTGATCTTCCTGTTCCTCGGCAGCCTGCGCGCGGTGATCATCCCGGTGATCGCGATGCCGCTGTCGCTGGTCGGCACCTTCTTCATGATGCTGGCGCTGGGCTACTCGATCAACCTGCTGACCCTGCTGGCGCTGGTGCTGGCGATCGGCCTGGTGGTGGACGACGCGATCATCGTGGTGGAGAACGTCGACCGGCACATGAAGGAAGAAGGCAAGACGCCGCTGCAGGCCGCCTTGCTGGCCGCGCGCGAACTGGGCGGCCCGATCCTGGCGATGACCGTGGTGCTGATCGCGGTGTATGTGCCGATCGGTTTCCAGAAGGGACTGACCGGCGCGCTGTTCAGCGAGTTCGCCTTCACCCTGGCCGGCGCGGTGACGGTATCGGCGGTGATTGCGTTGACGCTGTCGCCGATGATGGCCTCGAAGTTCTTCCGCAGCGAGCAGGAGAGCGGTCGCTTCGTGCAGTTCATCGACCGCCAGTTCGACCGCGTGCACCACGGTTACCAGCGCGTGCTGCACAACACGCTGTCGACCAAGTCGGTGGTGATCGTGATGAGCGCGCTGCTGCTGCTGGCCACCATCGCGCTGGGCGTCACCGCCCAGTCCGAGCTGGCCCCGGAAGAGGACCAGGGCATCGTGGTCGGCCAGATCGTGGGCGCACCGAACACGACGGCGCAGCAGATGAACGTCTATGCGACGCAGATGTTCGAGCTGTCCAGGGAGCTGCCGGAATACGAGCAGATGTTCCAGCTGACCGGCGTGCCCACCATCAACCAGGGCATCGGCGGCGTGCTGTTCAAGCCGTGGGACCAGCGTCATCGCAGCGCGCACGAACTGCAGCAGGTGCTGCAGCAGAAGTGGAACGGCATCGCCGGCGGCCGCGTGGCCGCGTTCCAGTTCCCGCCGCTGCCGGGCGCGTCGGGCCTGCCGATCCAGGTGGTGATCACCACCACCGAGCCATTCGAGAACCTCAACGAAGTGGCCTCCCAGGTGCTGCAGAAGGCGCAGGCCAGCGGCAAGTTCTACTTCGTCGACTCCGACCTCAAGGTCGACAAGCCGCAGGGCACGGTCAGCCTCGACCGCGACATGATCACCACGCTCGGGCTGACCCAGCAGGACGTGGGCGCCGCGCTCGGCTCGGCGCTGGGCGGCGGCTACGTCAACTACTTCTCGATCTCCGGCCGCTCGTACAAGGTGATCCCGCAGGTATTGCAGGCCGACCGGCTCAACCCGGACCAGGTGCTCGACTACTACATCCGCGTGCCGGACGGCTCGGTGATCCCGGCCTCGACCGTCGCCAGGATCACCAGGCAGGTGGTGCCGCAATCGCTGAACCGCTTCCAGCAGCTGAACTCGGCCACGATCTCCGGCGTCAGCGGGATGTCGCAGGGCGATGCGCTGAATTACCTGCGCGATCTGGTGAAGGAGGTGGCGCCGACCGGCTACAACGTCGATTACGCCGGCCAGTCGCGCCAGTTCACCCAGGAGTCCGGCGGTTTCGGCGCGACCTTGCTGTTCGCCGTGATCATCGTGTTCCTGGCCCTGGCCGCGCAGTTCAACAGCCTGCGCGATCCGATCGTGATCCTGGTCTCGGTGCCGCTGGCGCTGTTCGGCGCGCTGATCTTCGTCAACCTGTTCACCAGCCTCAACATCTACACCGAGGTCGGCCTGGTGACCCTGATGGGCCTGATCAGCAAGCACGGCATTTTGATCGTGCAGTTCGCCAACCAGTCGCAACTGGACGGCATGTCCAAACGCGAAGCGATCGAACATGCCGCGGCGGTGCGCCTGCGCCCGATCCTGATGACCACCGCGGCGATGGTGCTGGGCGTGCTGCCGCTGGTGATCGCCTCCGGCGCCGGTGCGGCGGGCCGCTTCAACATGGGCCTGGTGATCTCCACCGGCCTGGCGATTGGCACCGTGTTCACCCTGTTCGTGGTGCCGGCGTTCTATATGCTGCTGGCCGCCGATCGCCACGGCGGCCAGCCGTCGGATGATCCGCGATGGTTGGAACCCGGCTCGACGGCGCCGGCCTGAGCGGCAGACAGAAAGAAGGCGCGGTCACCCGCGCCTTTCTTTTTGCCGTGTCCGGCTCTTCAGTTGCGCGATTGCAGCTTCGACAGCAGGCGCAGCAGTTCCAGGTACAGCCAGACCAGGGTCACCACCAGCGCGAAGGCGCCGTACCACTCCATGTATTTCGGTGCGCCGGACTGGGCGCCGGTTTCGATCAGGTCGAAGTCGAGGATCAGGTTCAACGCGGCGATCACCACCACCACGGCGCTGAAGCCGATGCCCAGCATGCTGCTGCCATTGATGAAGCCCATCGAATGGCCGAAGAAACCCATCGCGAAATTGGCCACGTACAGCAACAAGATGCCGCCGGTGGCGGCGACCACGCCGAGCTTGAACTTCTCGGTGGCGCGGATCAGGCCGCTGCGGTAGGCCAGCAGCATCGCCGCCATGGTGCCGAAGGTCAGCCCCACCGCCTGGATCACGATGCCCGGATAACGCATCTCGAAGATCGCCGACAGCGCACCGATGAACAGGCCTTCGGCCACCGCCGCCCAGGTCTTCTTGAACACGGTGACCAGGCCCAGCACCAGGCCGCCGATGCAGCCGCCAAGCACCAGCGGCATGATCGTGGGCAGGCTGTCCGGGCCGCTGAAGCGGCTCCAGCTGACGAACGCACCCACCAGTACCAGCAACAACAGCAGCCCGGTCTTGTTGACCGTGCCGTTGATCGTCATCGCGTCGTCGCTGCGGGTGACCACGGCGCCGCTGGCGGCGTCGAGGAAGGTGTTCTTGTTGAGCGCCGGATTGCCGCTTTGCATGATCTGCTCCCGAGGTTTTCCCCATCCTAGCCCGGTCCATCGCGGTTTTGCAGCCGCCTGCGCCAATTCGCCGTTGCGCCGCGGCGCGGAAACTACGCGACAATGAGCGCTCGTTGAACCTCGCGGAGCCCTGATGAATCCTTCCACCCTGCGTATCGCCACCCGCAAGAGCGCGCTCGCGCTGTGGCAGGCCGAGCACGTCGCCGCGTTGCTGCGCACGACGCACCCGGGGCTGACAGTGGAGCTGGTGCCGATGAGCACGCGCGGCGACGAGATCCTGGACAAGCCGCTGGCCACGATCGGCGGCAAGGGGCTGTTCCTGAAGGAACTGGAAGTGGCGATGCTGGAAGGCCGCGCGGATCTGGCCGTGCATTCCCTGAAGGACGTACCGGCGGAACTGGAACCCGGCTTCGTGCTGCCGGCGATCCTGCCCCGGGCGGACGCGGCGGATGCCTTTGTCAGCAACGACCACGCCGAGCTGGCGTCACTGCCCCAGGGCGCCCGGGTGGGCACCTCCTCGCTGCGCCGGCAGGCGCAATTGCGGGCGTTGCGGCCGGATCTCCAGCTGCTGGATCTGCGCGGCAACGTGGGCACGCGACTGGGCAAGCTCGACGCCGGCGATTACGACGCGATCGTGCTGGCCTGCGCCGGACTGGAACGACTGGGCCTGGCCGCGCGCATCCGTTCGCGCCTGGCCGCGCCGGACTGGCTGCCGGCACCGGGCCAGGCGGCGATCGCGATCGAGGCACGCGGCGACCAGCCGGCCGTGCTCGCCTTGCTGGCCGCGCTGGACGACGCCGACACCCGCCTCACCGTCACCGCCGAGCGCGCGATGAACCATGCGCTGGGCGGCAGTTGCACGGTGCCGGTGGGTGCGTGGTGCATGCTCGGCGAACACGGCCTGCACCTGCGCGGACTGGTCGGTGACGCGCGCAGCGGCCGCCTGCTGCATGCCGAAGCGAGCAGCCTCGGGGAACAGGCGGAGTCACTGGGTCGGCAGGTAGCCCGCGCCCTGCTGGCGCAGGGCGCGGGCGAGATGCTGGGGTAGAAGCGGGAACGGGGAACAAGGACTCTGAGCTTCGCGCTCTTCCCGTTCCCCGTTCCCCGTTCCCTGTTTCCGCACTTCCCTCAGAAACTGTAAACCAGGTTCGTCGTGGTCAGCGTGTCGGTCTTCTTGGTGCCGGGCAGCACGTCGCTGTTGTGGCGGAGCTGGAAACCCACCTTCAGCGCCAGCTTCTTGGTCATGCTGACGGCGAGGCCCGCGTCGTTCTGCAGGTAGGTGTTCTTGGAGCCCGCTTCCATCAGGAAGGTATCCTCGAACGCGGTGTTCTCGGTGAGCTTGAACTTGTAGTTGATCAGGCCGCGGCCGACCATTTCGCTTTCGGTCGGCTGCTGCTGGTGCACCACCGCGCCGTCGACCACCACATCCACGTCGGCCGGGCGGTAGCGCTTGTAACCGGGGCCGATTTCGAACGACAGCTCGTTGCGGCCGTCCTTCAGCGCGATGTAGCCGTAACCCAGCGAGACGATGCCCTGCCACAGGTTGGCGCCGAAGTCGTCGTGCTCGTAGCGCGCGGCGCCCACGATGTAGCTGCGCGGATCGAGCTTGAGGCCGACCGAGGCACCACCGTCATAGCGGTTCGCGGTGGTGTTGAACTGCTTGATCGTGTTGCCGTCGGTGTCGACCAAGGTCTGCTGACTCTTCGAGCGCAGCGCGTCGACGAAGAAGTTGTTCTTCCACTGCTCGTTTTCCTGGCTCAGGCCGAGCTTGGCGTTGATGTTCTCCGAGCGCGAATTGCCGGTGGACGAGGCGAAACCGAATTCGCCCGAGCCACTCCAGCCGCCGTTGGCGGCCTGGGAGTCGGTATCCTGGGCCTGGACGGCGAAGCTCGAGAAGGCGGCCAGCAGCAGGCCGGCGATCAGGGTCTTTTTCATCGGGGCGATCCATTTGTTAAAAGATGGTAAGGCCGCTACCTTAACGTGGCGGTTTGAACTGCCAATGAACGTTCCGGAAAATCACGGGAACGGATTCATTCCGGCGGCGGGGAGCCCCCGCGCCAGGGCCGTTTCATAGACATGCTGCTCGATCATCTTGCCGAGCAGGCAACTGGGAACGGCCAGCGCGGACGCCAGCAGCCCGCCGCCGAATCGGTCGGTGAACAGCAGGGCCGCGCAGGGCAGCACGTAGATCAGCAGCGCGGCGGCGACGCGGGGCATGGACAGGTGCTGGACGTACAGGTCATGGTCGCTGCCCTGGGCCGGGGCCAACGACTGCCAGCGCATGCCTTCGAGCAGGCCCAGCAGCAGGGCCAGCGCCAGCAACAGCAGAATCCACGGATAGGCGCCGTGTTCGGGGCCAGGCCCGCCCTGCATCATCACGCACAACCACAGCCACAGGCCGCCGCCATACCAGGCGGTGACCAGCCGGCTGACCGGCAGGGAGGAGGACATCCGCTGCAGGTCGGGTGAAAGCTGGCTGCGGAAGCGGTACGCGCTGTGCACCAGGCTGACCAGGCTGCACAGCAGCAGGGCGACCCCGGCCATGCGCATCGACAACACGTGTCCGTGTCCATCACCCAACACCAGCAGCAACAGCACGGGCAGGAAACAGGCCAGCGCCATCCACGCCGCCCGTTTGGGCCAGCGGCGTTCCGCCGGCGGCCCGCCGTACCACGCGGTGTTCGCCGAAAGACGCAAGCCGCCCAGGGCCAGTCCCGCGCACACCAGCGCCGTGCCCAGCACCAGCGGCATCTGCATCGCGCCGTTGCCGATCTGGTTCATGCCCAGGGTCAGGCCCATGCCCAGCCAGATCCACAAGCCGTAGCCGCTGACCGCCAGCACGCGCAGCAGGATTTCGGCGTAGCTGGATCGCGTCGTCCCGGCATGGGAGAGGTCGTGCGTGCTGGTGACGTCTGTCGGCAATTCGCGGCTGGGCGACATGAGGCATCCGATGCTGGTTTCGACCGTGCCGGCGGCGACTTGTGAGCAACGCAGGCCGCCTCCATGCTACACAAGGCCTGCCATCGACGAAACGCCGACGCCCCATGGATCGCTACGAACGCATACTGACCCTGCACCGGCTGCTGAAGTCGGCGCACTACCCGATACCGCTGCCGCGCCTGCTCGACGAACTGGAATGTTCGCGTGCCACGCTGTACCGCGACGTGGCCTTCCTGCGCGATGCATTGCGCGCGCCGATCGAAAGCGGCGGCAACGACCAGGCCGCCGCATTCCGCTACGAGCTGGGCGAAGGCGAGAAGTTCGAACTGCCCGGCCTGTGGCTCACCTCCGACGAGCTGGCCGCCCTGCTGGCGCTGAACGAGCTGATCGGCCGCTCCGGCCCCGGCGTGCTGGCCGGCGCACTGGCGCCGTTCAAGTCGCGCATCGAGGGCCTGCTTTCCAACCACGACAACGGCAAGGCGTTGCCGATCGAGCGGATCAGGGTGATTCCCTGGGGCGAGCGCAAGCTCGACCAGCAGGTGTTCCGCACGGTGGCCGGCGCGGTGCTGCAGCGCCAGCAGCTGCGCTTCCGCTATCGCGCGCGCACCACCAATGCCGACAGCCGCCGCACGGTGTCGCCGCAGCGGCTGACCCATTACCGCGACAACTGGTACCTGGACGTGTGGGATCACGACCGCGAAGCGCTGCGCAGCTTCGCCGTCGACCGCATGGCCGAGGCGCACGCGCTGGACAGCGCCGCCATCGACGTCCCCGACAGCGACCTCAACGAACTGCTCGCCTCCAGCTACGGCATCTTCGCGGGCAAACCCAAGGCCTGGGCCACCATCCGCTTCTCGTCGCACGCGGCACGCTGGGTCGCCGACGAACACTGGCATTCGCAACAGAAAGGCGAATGGCTGCCCGACGGCCGCTACGAACTGAAGCTGCCCTACTCCAACTCGAAAGAGCTGCTGATGGACGTGCTCAAGTACGGCCCGGACGCGGAGATCGTGACGCCCATGTCGCTGCGCGAGGAGATGAAGATCCTGCTGCAGCTGGCATTGGGCGGATACGCCCAATAGAAAATGTAGCCACCACTCCCCAGCGACGCTCGCCCGTCCCGAATGCACGATGTGGCGACTCCCGCACGGCACGTTCGCCTCCTCTCCCTCCGGGAGAGGATTGAGGTGAGGGCCGGTGTACGACGAAGCTTGCTCGAAGTCGGCTTCGATGCTGGTTCCAGGTGGGGGAGCAAACGCAAAAAAGCGCATCGCGGCGTATTGGGGCACCCTCTCCCCAACCCTCTCCCGGAGGGAGAGGGAGCAAACGCGAAATGCGCTTTGCTTTATTGAAGCGGCCTCTCCCCTGCGGGGAGAGGGAGCAAACGCAAGAGGCGCTTTGGCTCCATTAAAACGGCCAGAACTTCGGGATCAGCCACATCGACAGCGCGCAGAAGATCAGGATCAGCGGGATACCCACCTTCATGAAGTCGGTGAAGCGATAGCCGCCGGCGTAATAGACCATGGTGTTGGTGGGATAGCCGACCGGGGTGGCGAATGACGTCGCCGCGGCGAACGCCACCGCCACCACGAATGGCCGGGGGTCCACCTTCATCGCGTGGGCGACCGACACCGCGATGCCCACCATCAGCACCACCGAGGGGTTGTGTCCCATCAGCTCGGTGAGCAGGGCGGTGAGCAGATAGACCATCAGCAGGGCGGCCAGCGGGCCGTGTTCGCCGACCACGCCCAGGCCCATCTGCACCAGTTCCTGCGACAGGCCGCTGCGCTCGATGGCGATGCCCAGGGGCAGGATCGCGCCGAGCAGGATGATGATCTTCCAGTCGATGCCTTCGTAGACATCCTTGCGGCCGAAGCAGCCGGTCAGCGCCATGGCGATGGCGCCGCAGATCGCGGCGATCGGAATCGGCAGCCAGTGCAGGCCCGAGGCCACCACCACGCCGGCCATGATGGCCGCCGCGTAGAACGCCTTGCGCGGCGTGCGATGCGTTTCCTCGCGCTCGCTCAGCACGATGAAGGCCTCGTCGTTGCGCAGGTTGGACAGTGCGTCGTCGTCCACCAGCACCAGCAGCACGTCACCCACCGCGAGGCTGACGTCGCTGAGCTTGTCGCGCAACAGCTGGCCGCGCCGATGGATGGCCAGGGCGACCGCGTCATAGCGCCAGTTCAGGCCGGTCTCGTCGAGCCGCCGGCTTTCCATCGGGCTGGCCGGCGCCACCATCAGCTCCACCATCACCCGCGAGCGGTCATCGCCCTTGGCATAACGCCGGTCCGGTGCGTTGCGCAGGCCGGTACGGCGCTGGAATTCCTCGATCTTTTCCCAGTCGCCGCGGACCAGCAGCACGTCGCCCACGGCGATCTCCTGGCTGCGCGGCGACCACATGCGCTTCTCGCCCCGCAGCAGCTCCAGCGGGTAGACGCCATAACGCTCGCCCAGCTTTGCATCGGCGATGCTGCCGCCGACCAGCGACGACTGTTCGGTCACCTCCAGCTCGGTGACGTACTTGCCGATGTCTTCCTGCTCCGGCATCTCCGCATCGATGTGGCGCGGCAGCAGCCAGCGCCCGACCAGCATCAGATAGAGGATGCCGACCACGGCGAGGATCACGCCCATGCGGGTGAACTCGAACACGCCGAACGCCGCCATGCCGTGCTTCTGCGCCAGCGTGTCGGCCAGCAGGTTGGACGAGGTGCCGATCAGGGTGCACACGCCACCCATCTGCGCGGCGTAGGCCATCGGCATCAGTACGCGGCCCGGTGGCGTATGCGTGCGCTGGCACACGCGCAGCGCCAGCGGCAGGAAGGTGGCGACCAGGGCGATGTTCTTGACGAAGGCGCCCAGCGGCGCGATCGCCAGCATCAGCGCCAGGGTCAGCAGCCAGGGGCGCCTGATCCGCATCAGCCAGCGGCTCAGCGGTTCCAGCGCGCCGGAACGCTCGATGCCCAGGCTCAGCGCGAACATCGCCGCCACCGTCACCGTGGCCTCGTTGCTGAAGCCGCTGAGCGCTTCCACCGGCGTGACGATGCCGAGGATCACCAGGGTCGCCAGCACCAGCAGGGCGACCAGGTCGATGCGCAGCTTCTCGCTGGCGAACAGCGCCATCGCCAGCGCGATCACCGCCACGGTCGCCCACGCCTGCCAGCTCATCCGGCAAGCTCCGGGCCGCGCGCGCGGCAGGGCTTTCGGGCAGAAGCGGGTGATGAAGAAGCCATGCGCGATTCCATGTTCGTTGCCGCCAGCCAGGTGCCGCAGCCCTGGTCATACTAACCAGCCGCCACCAGCCTCGCTCGCGTTCGATGCAGCCTGCCAACGGCAACGCCTGCATTTCGTGATTGAATGCCTGCCATGAAAGCACATCAACCCGGGCCTTCTTTCACCACGCCGGACCTGCCCGCCGCGCCACTCGGGCCGACGGTGGCGCTGGCGCTCGGGGCCGGTGGCGCCAAGGGGCTGGCGCACATCGGCGTGATCGAGGAAATCGAGGCGCAGGGCTACCGGATCGTAGCGATCGCCGGCACCTCGATGGGCGCCCTGATCGGCGGCATCCATGCCAGCGGCAAGCTGGAGGTCTATCGCGACTGGGTCTGCGCGCTGGCCAAGCTCGACGTGCTCAGGCTGGTCGACTGGACCTTCACCGGCGGCGGACTGATCAAGGGCGAGAAGATCATCGAGACGATGCGCGGACTG
This is a stretch of genomic DNA from Rhodanobacter sp. FDAARGOS 1247. It encodes these proteins:
- the hemC gene encoding hydroxymethylbilane synthase is translated as MNPSTLRIATRKSALALWQAEHVAALLRTTHPGLTVELVPMSTRGDEILDKPLATIGGKGLFLKELEVAMLEGRADLAVHSLKDVPAELEPGFVLPAILPRADAADAFVSNDHAELASLPQGARVGTSSLRRQAQLRALRPDLQLLDLRGNVGTRLGKLDAGDYDAIVLACAGLERLGLAARIRSRLAAPDWLPAPGQAAIAIEARGDQPAVLALLAALDDADTRLTVTAERAMNHALGGSCTVPVGAWCMLGEHGLHLRGLVGDARSGRLLHAEASSLGEQAESLGRQVARALLAQGAGEMLG
- a CDS encoding YdiY family protein; translation: MKKTLIAGLLLAAFSSFAVQAQDTDSQAANGGWSGSGEFGFASSTGNSRSENINAKLGLSQENEQWKNNFFVDALRSKSQQTLVDTDGNTIKQFNTTANRYDGGASVGLKLDPRSYIVGAARYEHDDFGANLWQGIVSLGYGYIALKDGRNELSFEIGPGYKRYRPADVDVVVDGAVVHQQQPTESEMVGRGLINYKFKLTENTAFEDTFLMEAGSKNTYLQNDAGLAVSMTKKLALKVGFQLRHNSDVLPGTKKTDTLTTTNLVYSF
- a CDS encoding YafY family protein — translated: MDRYERILTLHRLLKSAHYPIPLPRLLDELECSRATLYRDVAFLRDALRAPIESGGNDQAAAFRYELGEGEKFELPGLWLTSDELAALLALNELIGRSGPGVLAGALAPFKSRIEGLLSNHDNGKALPIERIRVIPWGERKLDQQVFRTVAGAVLQRQQLRFRYRARTTNADSRRTVSPQRLTHYRDNWYLDVWDHDREALRSFAVDRMAEAHALDSAAIDVPDSDLNELLASSYGIFAGKPKAWATIRFSSHAARWVADEHWHSQQKGEWLPDGRYELKLPYSNSKELLMDVLKYGPDAEIVTPMSLREEMKILLQLALGGYAQ
- a CDS encoding SLC13 family permease → MSWQAWATVAVIALAMALFASEKLRIDLVALLVLATLVILGIVTPVEALSGFSNEATVTVAAMFALSLGIERSGALEPLSRWLMRIRRPWLLTLALMLAIAPLGAFVKNIALVATFLPLALRVCQRTHTPPGRVLMPMAYAAQMGGVCTLIGTSSNLLADTLAQKHGMAAFGVFEFTRMGVILAVVGILYLMLVGRWLLPRHIDAEMPEQEDIGKYVTELEVTEQSSLVGGSIADAKLGERYGVYPLELLRGEKRMWSPRSQEIAVGDVLLVRGDWEKIEEFQRRTGLRNAPDRRYAKGDDRSRVMVELMVAPASPMESRRLDETGLNWRYDAVALAIHRRGQLLRDKLSDVSLAVGDVLLVLVDDDALSNLRNDEAFIVLSEREETHRTPRKAFYAAAIMAGVVVASGLHWLPIPIAAICGAIAMALTGCFGRKDVYEGIDWKIIILLGAILPLGIAIERSGLSQELVQMGLGVVGEHGPLAALLMVYLLTALLTELMGHNPSVVLMVGIAVSVAHAMKVDPRPFVVAVAFAAATSFATPVGYPTNTMVYYAGGYRFTDFMKVGIPLILIFCALSMWLIPKFWPF